The proteins below are encoded in one region of Microbispora sp. NBC_01189:
- the egtB gene encoding ergothioneine biosynthesis protein EgtB, whose product MTGLKDRIAAELAAVRERSLAYTDADDDVLTRQHSPLMSPLVWDLAHVGNYEELWVLREAAGIEPLRPEIDHLYDAFRYPRADRPSLPLLTPAEARKYISGVRGRVLDVLDRLDPAGPDPLRAGGFVFGLVLQHEHQHGETMLATLQLSRRPGLVRDGALPPGGAPAADPEVHIPAGIFGMGTDAVAWAYDNERPAHRRHLPGYWIDRHPVTCGAYLRFVEDGGYRDPRWWLPQGWEWVQRTGVDAPLFWTRDGDTWWRLRFGREEPVPPDEPVQHVSWYEADAYARWAGRRLPTEAEWEKACGGREYPWGDAGPGDLGHRANLGHRAARPAPVGAYPKGASPYGVEQLVGDVWEWTDSWFQPYPGFRSFPYKEYSEVFFGETYRVLRGGSWATHPSAVRTTFRNWDLPIRRQIFAGFRCARSED is encoded by the coding sequence ATGACCGGTCTGAAGGACAGGATCGCGGCCGAGCTCGCCGCCGTGCGGGAGCGGTCCCTTGCCTACACCGACGCCGACGACGACGTGCTGACGCGTCAGCACTCGCCGCTCATGTCGCCGCTGGTCTGGGACCTCGCCCACGTCGGCAACTACGAGGAGCTGTGGGTGCTCCGGGAGGCGGCCGGCATCGAGCCGCTGCGCCCGGAGATCGACCACCTCTACGACGCGTTCAGGTATCCGCGTGCGGACCGGCCCTCGCTGCCGCTGCTCACCCCCGCCGAGGCCAGGAAGTACATCTCGGGCGTACGCGGGCGGGTGCTCGACGTCCTCGACCGGCTCGACCCGGCCGGCCCCGACCCGCTGCGGGCCGGCGGCTTCGTCTTCGGGCTGGTCCTGCAGCACGAGCACCAGCACGGTGAGACCATGCTGGCCACGCTGCAGCTGTCCCGGCGGCCGGGGCTGGTGCGCGACGGCGCGCTGCCGCCCGGCGGCGCTCCGGCCGCCGACCCCGAGGTCCACATCCCCGCCGGGATCTTCGGCATGGGCACGGACGCGGTGGCCTGGGCGTACGACAACGAACGCCCGGCGCACCGGCGGCACCTGCCGGGCTACTGGATCGACCGTCACCCCGTCACCTGCGGGGCGTACCTGCGGTTCGTCGAGGACGGCGGCTACCGCGACCCGCGCTGGTGGCTGCCGCAGGGCTGGGAATGGGTTCAGCGCACCGGCGTGGACGCCCCGCTGTTCTGGACGAGGGACGGCGACACCTGGTGGCGTCTCCGCTTCGGCCGGGAGGAGCCGGTGCCGCCGGACGAGCCGGTCCAGCACGTCTCGTGGTACGAGGCCGACGCGTACGCCCGGTGGGCGGGCAGGCGGCTGCCGACCGAGGCCGAGTGGGAGAAGGCCTGCGGGGGCCGCGAGTATCCCTGGGGCGACGCCGGGCCCGGCGACCTCGGTCACCGGGCGAACCTGGGACACCGGGCCGCCCGGCCCGCGCCGGTCGGGGCGTACCCGAAGGGAGCGAGCCCGTACGGCGTCGAACAGCTCGTCGGCGACGTCTGGGAGTGGACGGACTCCTGGTTCCAGCCCTATCCGGGCTTCCGCAGCTTCCCGTACAAGGAGTACAGCGAGGTCTTCTTCGGGGAGACCTACCGGGTGCTGCGGGGCGGCTCGTGGGCCACCCATCCCTCGGCGGTGCGGACGACCTTCCGCAACTGGGACCTCCCGATCCGCAGGCAGATCTTCGCCGGGTTCCGCTGCGCGCGATCCGAGGACTAG
- a CDS encoding HAMP domain-containing sensor histidine kinase: protein MSAVLSLVVLTVIGVGLDIAVRNQVRSHLFMDTQRVATDWIASMGPGGIPEPPAAHENLVQLVDSRNRVITASRGATGRPPLTSPMPEEPGRLQYRIECRDGGRCVMVTAMRVLPVQTRLFWNGEPHAVYSGRAEPALLATRRLELFIAIGVLLMTAGWTWASWRSAGRTLRPVREIREKVEEITVRDLSLRVPQPCGHDEIAELARASNDLLEHLDSSVRQQRHFASMVSHELRTPLAGLRTQLEEALLYRDETDPYETLRTAVRTTERCQAIISEMLTVARVRTAAAAEPEPVDLGTLAREEAAARTDGVPVRAEIRDDVTVLGNRVQLCGVLTNLLVNAQRHAHSEVEVSVERAGDEAVVTVLDDGEGIAPEDRERVFEPFVRLKDGRRRDPKGTGLGLALCRITADAHHGTLRVEDSPRGARFVLRLPLPAGAPAASRPRQLTRCRPAQ from the coding sequence ATGAGCGCGGTCCTCTCCCTCGTGGTTCTCACGGTGATCGGGGTTGGCCTGGACATCGCCGTCCGGAACCAAGTCCGCTCGCACCTGTTCATGGACACCCAGCGGGTGGCCACCGACTGGATCGCCTCGATGGGCCCCGGCGGCATCCCCGAGCCGCCCGCCGCGCACGAGAACCTGGTGCAGCTCGTCGACTCGCGGAACCGGGTGATCACGGCCAGCCGGGGGGCGACCGGCAGGCCGCCGCTGACCTCTCCCATGCCTGAGGAGCCGGGCCGCCTGCAGTACCGGATCGAGTGCCGGGACGGGGGCCGGTGCGTCATGGTCACCGCCATGCGGGTGCTTCCGGTGCAGACCCGGCTCTTCTGGAACGGCGAGCCGCACGCCGTCTACTCCGGGAGGGCCGAGCCGGCTCTCCTGGCGACGCGGCGGCTGGAACTGTTCATCGCGATCGGGGTGTTGCTCATGACGGCCGGCTGGACCTGGGCGAGCTGGCGCTCCGCGGGGCGCACGCTGCGTCCCGTCCGGGAGATCCGCGAGAAGGTCGAAGAGATCACCGTGCGCGACCTCAGCCTGCGGGTGCCGCAGCCGTGCGGCCACGACGAGATCGCCGAGCTGGCCCGCGCCTCCAACGACCTGCTCGAACACCTCGACTCCTCGGTGCGCCAGCAGCGGCACTTCGCCTCGATGGTCTCCCACGAACTGCGGACCCCGCTGGCCGGGCTCCGGACACAGCTGGAGGAGGCCCTGCTCTACCGCGACGAGACCGATCCGTACGAGACCCTGCGGACGGCGGTGCGCACCACCGAGCGCTGCCAGGCGATCATCAGCGAGATGCTCACGGTCGCCCGTGTCCGGACGGCCGCGGCGGCCGAGCCCGAGCCCGTCGACCTCGGGACGCTCGCGCGGGAGGAGGCGGCCGCCCGTACGGACGGGGTGCCCGTGCGCGCCGAGATCAGGGACGACGTGACCGTCCTCGGCAACCGGGTCCAGCTGTGCGGCGTGCTGACCAACCTGCTGGTCAACGCCCAGCGGCACGCGCACAGCGAGGTGGAGGTCAGCGTCGAGCGGGCCGGGGACGAGGCGGTCGTCACCGTGCTCGACGACGGCGAGGGCATCGCGCCGGAGGACCGCGAGCGGGTCTTCGAGCCGTTCGTGCGGCTGAAGGACGGGCGCCGCCGCGACCCCAAGGGCACCGGGCTGGGCCTCGCCCTCTGCCGCATCACGGCGGACGCGCACCACGGCACGCTCCGCGTCGAGGACTCCCCGCGCGGCGCCCGCTTCGTCCTGCGCCTGCCGCTCCCCGCGGGAGCCCCGGCCGCGAGCCGCCCCCGGCAGCTCACCCGCTGCCGCCCGGCCCAGTGA
- the egtD gene encoding L-histidine N(alpha)-methyltransferase translates to MIDHLDGDYLRQALESDVRAGFTSTPKWLPPKWFYDAAGGELFTRITRLAEYYPTRCELEILRRRAVDVAALSRADTLVELGSGTSEKTVLLLDALAAAGTLRAYVPVDVDAVTLETAAERLAVRYRGLNVRPVRADFERHLALLPSAGRRLVAFLGGTIGNLTPAAREVFLKELRATMRPGDTLLLGADLVKDHARLVAAYDDRQGVTAAFNRNVLHVINRELDAAFEPEAFEHVALYDEDNEWIEMRLRAARPMEVPIRALGLTAAFGEGEELRTEISAKFRREGLVGELSRAGFEVARWHTDSGGDFALTLAAVPAVTGPGGSG, encoded by the coding sequence ATGATCGATCACCTCGACGGCGACTACCTGCGCCAGGCTCTGGAGAGCGACGTGCGCGCCGGGTTCACCTCCACGCCCAAGTGGCTGCCGCCCAAGTGGTTCTACGACGCGGCCGGAGGCGAGCTGTTCACCCGGATCACCCGGCTGGCCGAGTACTACCCGACCCGGTGCGAGCTGGAGATCCTGCGCCGCCGGGCCGTCGACGTCGCGGCGCTCAGCCGCGCCGACACACTCGTCGAACTGGGCTCGGGCACCAGCGAGAAGACCGTGCTCCTGCTCGACGCGCTGGCCGCCGCCGGGACGCTCCGGGCCTACGTCCCGGTCGACGTGGACGCCGTCACGCTGGAGACCGCGGCGGAGCGGCTCGCCGTACGTTATCGCGGCCTGAACGTGCGGCCGGTGCGCGCCGACTTCGAGCGGCACCTCGCCCTGCTGCCGAGTGCGGGCAGGCGGCTGGTCGCGTTCCTCGGCGGCACGATCGGCAACCTCACGCCCGCCGCCCGGGAGGTGTTCCTCAAGGAACTGCGCGCCACGATGCGGCCGGGGGACACCCTGCTCCTCGGCGCCGACCTGGTGAAGGACCACGCCCGGCTGGTCGCGGCGTACGACGACCGGCAGGGCGTCACGGCCGCCTTCAACCGCAACGTGCTCCACGTGATCAACCGCGAGCTGGACGCCGCCTTCGAGCCGGAGGCGTTCGAGCATGTCGCGCTCTACGACGAGGACAACGAGTGGATCGAGATGCGGCTGCGGGCGGCCCGGCCGATGGAGGTCCCGATCAGGGCGCTCGGCCTCACGGCCGCCTTCGGCGAGGGGGAGGAGCTACGTACGGAGATCAGCGCCAAGTTCCGCAGGGAGGGCCTGGTCGGCGAGCTGTCCCGGGCCGGGTTCGAGGTCGCCCGCTGGCACACCGACAGCGGAGGCGACTTCGCGCTGACCCTCGCCGCCGTACCGGCCGTCACTGGGCCGGGCGGCAGCGGGTGA
- the egtC gene encoding ergothioneine biosynthesis protein EgtC, with product MCRHAAWLGPPRSLASLVSDPEHGLLRQSYAPRLQRYGTVNADGFGFGWYDAALPGPVRYRRAVPIWADANMPGLAAAARSSCLLAAVRSATTGMPVEETATAPFADGRWLLSHNGRVRREAVRPLVTGPDVGPESACDSAWLASAVFARLRDGLPLADALPLVVRGAAEGDRHARLNLLVVGGTEVAAVTWGDTLFAHLEEGVLVSSEPLDDRPGWRAVPDRSLLLASPDGVAVTPI from the coding sequence GTGTGCCGCCACGCGGCCTGGCTGGGGCCGCCGCGGTCCCTGGCCTCGCTCGTCAGCGACCCCGAGCACGGCCTGCTGCGCCAGTCGTACGCGCCGCGCCTGCAAAGGTACGGCACCGTGAACGCCGACGGGTTCGGGTTCGGGTGGTACGACGCGGCCCTGCCGGGGCCGGTCCGCTACCGCCGGGCGGTGCCGATCTGGGCGGACGCCAACATGCCCGGCCTCGCCGCGGCGGCGCGCTCGTCGTGCCTGCTCGCGGCGGTCCGGTCGGCCACGACCGGCATGCCGGTCGAGGAGACGGCGACCGCGCCGTTCGCCGACGGGCGCTGGCTGCTCAGCCACAACGGCAGGGTCCGGCGGGAGGCGGTCCGGCCCCTCGTGACCGGCCCGGACGTCGGCCCGGAGAGCGCGTGCGACTCGGCGTGGCTCGCCTCGGCGGTGTTCGCCCGCCTCCGCGACGGCCTGCCGCTCGCCGACGCGCTGCCCCTCGTGGTGCGCGGGGCCGCGGAGGGGGACCGGCACGCCCGGCTCAACCTGCTCGTCGTCGGCGGCACGGAGGTGGCGGCCGTCACCTGGGGCGACACCCTGTTCGCCCACCTGGAGGAAGGAGTTCTCGTGTCCAGCGAGCCGCTGGACGACCGGCCCGGATGGCGGGCCGTGCCCGACCGCAGCCTGCTGCTCGCCTCCCCCGACGGCGTGGCGGTGACACCCATCTGA